One Peribacillus simplex NBRC 15720 = DSM 1321 genomic region harbors:
- a CDS encoding ABC transporter ATP-binding protein: MVEVKNLFKKYNSKTVVEDVSIEIMKGKITSFIGPNGAGKSTVLSMISRLITRDSGEVLIDGKDMGKFNSNELAKKIAILKQANHINIRLTIRELVAFGRFPYSQGKLTKEDWEYVDEAIEYMELADMQDKFLDQLSGGQQQRAFIAMVIAQNTEYVLLDEPLNNLDMKHSVQIMKVLRRLADELGKTVIIVIHDINFASCYSDYIVALKDGKVVHNGPTEQVINSNVLKEIYDMDIEIQNINDNKICVYFT, encoded by the coding sequence ATGGTAGAAGTGAAAAATTTATTCAAAAAATATAATAGTAAAACGGTTGTCGAGGATGTTTCCATTGAAATAATGAAAGGCAAAATCACATCCTTCATCGGTCCCAATGGAGCAGGGAAAAGTACCGTCCTTTCGATGATCAGCCGGCTCATTACCCGGGATTCAGGAGAAGTCTTGATCGATGGTAAGGATATGGGGAAATTCAATAGCAATGAACTTGCGAAGAAGATTGCCATCTTAAAGCAGGCTAACCACATCAATATCCGATTAACGATTCGTGAACTCGTCGCCTTTGGCCGTTTTCCGTATTCACAAGGCAAGCTGACCAAAGAGGATTGGGAATATGTCGATGAAGCGATTGAATATATGGAACTTGCAGACATGCAGGATAAGTTCCTTGACCAGCTTAGCGGCGGGCAGCAACAGCGGGCCTTCATTGCCATGGTTATTGCTCAGAACACGGAGTATGTACTTCTTGATGAACCCCTGAACAATCTTGACATGAAGCATTCCGTCCAAATCATGAAGGTATTGAGGAGATTGGCCGATGAATTAGGGAAAACGGTCATTATCGTCATTCATGATATTAATTTTGCATCCTGTTATTCCGACTATATAGTCGCATTGAAGGATGGCAAGGTTGTTCATAATGGACCTACCGAACAAGTCATCAATTCCAATGTATTAAAGGAAATCTATGATATGGATATTGAAATCCAAAATATCAATGACAATAAGATCTGTGTGTACTTCACTTAA
- a CDS encoding iron chelate uptake ABC transporter family permease subunit, which produces MNNKSRIIILAVLAAALTAGYIFWDLGPNWDYALPRRVIKIIAIIVVGCAIAFSTVIFQTVTNNKILTPSILGLDSMYMLIQTGVIFLFGSTHIMIVNKNLNFLITLAAMLIFSSLLFKFMFKKNRNIYFLLLIGIIFGTLFGSMSSFMQVLIDPNEFQIIQNKMFASFNNVNTDLLTLAIILMIAAMIYFMRFLKYLDVMSLGRDQAINLGVDYDFVTKRVLIVVTVLISISTALIGPITFLGLLVANVAYQFIKSYQHKHIIPGAMLISVIALVGGQFIVERIFTFTTTLSVIINFVGGVYFIYLLLKENKSW; this is translated from the coding sequence ATGAATAATAAAAGTAGGATCATTATATTGGCTGTTCTTGCAGCAGCTTTAACGGCAGGTTATATCTTCTGGGACCTTGGCCCGAATTGGGATTATGCACTGCCAAGAAGGGTTATAAAAATCATCGCCATCATCGTGGTTGGTTGTGCAATAGCTTTTTCAACAGTGATTTTCCAGACGGTCACGAATAATAAAATCTTGACACCAAGCATTTTAGGGTTGGACTCCATGTATATGCTGATCCAAACGGGAGTGATTTTCCTCTTCGGTTCAACGCATATCATGATCGTGAATAAAAATCTCAATTTCCTGATTACACTTGCGGCCATGCTTATTTTTTCCAGCCTGCTGTTCAAGTTCATGTTCAAGAAAAACCGCAATATTTACTTCCTATTGCTGATCGGTATCATCTTCGGAACCTTATTCGGCAGCATGTCCTCATTCATGCAGGTATTGATTGACCCGAATGAATTTCAAATCATTCAAAATAAAATGTTCGCCAGCTTCAATAATGTCAACACGGACCTGTTAACTTTAGCTATTATCCTTATGATAGCGGCAATGATATATTTCATGAGATTCTTGAAGTATTTAGATGTCATGTCCCTAGGGAGGGACCAAGCCATAAACTTGGGTGTGGATTATGATTTTGTCACGAAGCGGGTTTTAATCGTCGTTACGGTTTTAATCTCCATTTCGACTGCCCTGATCGGTCCGATCACGTTCCTTGGATTGCTTGTTGCAAATGTGGCTTATCAATTCATTAAGTCCTATCAGCATAAACATATCATCCCGGGTGCAATGCTGATCAGTGTGATTGCCCTGGTCGGCGGCCAATTCATTGTGGAGAGGATCTTTACGTTCACTACCACATTGAGTGTCATCATCAACTTTGTCGGCGGTGTCTATTTCATCTATCTTCTATTAAAGGAGAATAAATCATGGTAG
- a CDS encoding DUF948 domain-containing protein: MVIVYISLALFIGSIIYLAFFAFKAFKDSKPTIDNVTETVTRIQAKTDQIKSETDQLTMTQHEITEDVQYKKEAVQYTVDAAKEIPEPFKNIWFSIKGDKWELRNRSDS; this comes from the coding sequence GTGGTCATTGTATATATTAGTCTTGCCCTCTTTATCGGATCGATTATCTATTTGGCGTTTTTTGCTTTTAAAGCATTTAAGGATTCCAAACCGACTATTGATAATGTGACCGAAACCGTTACACGCATTCAGGCAAAAACGGATCAGATTAAATCAGAGACGGACCAACTCACCATGACACAGCATGAAATCACTGAAGATGTTCAATATAAAAAAGAGGCCGTACAATATACGGTTGATGCGGCTAAAGAAATACCTGAACCCTTTAAAAATATTTGGTTTTCAATTAAAGGTGACAAGTGGGAGCTTAGAAACAGAAGTGATTCATAA
- a CDS encoding YhcN/YlaJ family sporulation lipoprotein yields the protein MNYKAMVSSAMMALVITGCSPNDKEDASENLGLNRTNQDNLDNPMNVSDTRQNVNDDNNDNGINDMRVSEDISNRVEDLKEVSNASVIVTENNAYVGAVLKDGGDKDIPNDLKEKVADAVRGADPSVDQVYVSANPDFVQRMKGYANDIENGKPVAGFAEEFRELVTRIFPSPR from the coding sequence ATGAATTATAAAGCGATGGTATCAAGTGCAATGATGGCTTTAGTGATTACAGGTTGTTCACCTAATGATAAAGAAGATGCCAGTGAAAATCTTGGCCTGAATCGTACTAATCAGGATAATTTAGATAATCCGATGAATGTAAGCGACACTAGGCAAAATGTTAATGATGATAATAATGATAATGGCATAAACGATATGAGGGTCTCCGAGGATATCTCGAATCGAGTTGAAGACTTGAAGGAAGTAAGTAATGCAAGTGTCATCGTGACTGAAAATAATGCCTATGTAGGGGCAGTATTAAAAGACGGCGGGGATAAGGATATCCCGAATGACCTTAAAGAAAAGGTTGCTGATGCAGTAAGGGGAGCCGATCCATCGGTAGACCAAGTTTATGTTTCGGCAAACCCGGACTTTGTTCAAAGAATGAAAGGGTATGCGAATGATATCGAGAATGGAAAACCCGTTGCAGGATTTGCTGAAGAGTTCCGTGAACTTGTAACACGCATTTTTCCAAGTCCAAGGTAA
- a CDS encoding RraA family protein, giving the protein MDALIQQFKNLPTTAISDAMEGLNNLESAIKPLKEEFRLAGRALTVQMPVGDNSAVLKAIGEAKAGDIIVVDSKGDTYRAIAGDFVVGMMQTMEIGGLVVDGVIRDLEAIKEMNFPVFSKGTTVASSGKAGVGQTNIPISCGGVTVFPGDIIIGDIDGVVVVPQAMGEEILIKAKDKIIKDEQRAEKYAGNPDEIRKYIALMTNKG; this is encoded by the coding sequence ATGGATGCTCTCATTCAACAGTTCAAGAATTTGCCCACCACCGCGATTTCAGATGCAATGGAAGGGTTGAACAATCTGGAATCAGCGATTAAACCCTTAAAGGAAGAATTTCGTCTGGCCGGACGAGCTTTGACCGTACAGATGCCCGTCGGTGATAATTCAGCCGTGTTAAAAGCAATCGGCGAAGCAAAGGCTGGGGATATAATAGTCGTTGACAGCAAGGGTGATACATACCGGGCTATAGCAGGAGACTTTGTTGTCGGCATGATGCAGACCATGGAAATTGGCGGCCTCGTTGTCGATGGAGTCATTCGTGATCTTGAAGCCATTAAAGAGATGAATTTCCCTGTTTTCAGCAAAGGGACGACAGTTGCCTCAAGCGGCAAGGCAGGTGTAGGACAAACTAATATCCCCATTTCCTGTGGAGGTGTCACCGTATTTCCAGGGGACATTATCATAGGGGACATAGATGGAGTCGTGGTCGTACCCCAAGCCATGGGTGAAGAAATCCTGATCAAAGCAAAGGATAAAATCATAAAAGATGAACAGCGTGCTGAGAAATATGCAGGGAATCCTGATGAAATAAGAAAGTATATTGCACTGATGACCAATAAAGGATGA
- a CDS encoding siderophore ABC transporter substrate-binding protein: MKKLSLLLLVAMLAVVAVACGSDKEKEESSAKKENAKSEEITVKHQLGETKVKTNPEKVVVFDMGALDTLDKLGVEVAAVPHDGLPKYLSKYKGTTENAGGLKEPDFEKINEIAPDLILISGRQSEAYEELSKIAPTVFVGVDTTKYMESFEENVTLLGKIFDKEDEAAKELASVEENINALKEKAPTDKTGLIVLSSGGKVSAYGPDSRFGIIHDVFGVPAVDDKLEVSTHGQSISFEYIAEKNPDYLFVVDRDAVAGDGAAAKETVENDIVKNTKAFKEGNIIYLDPNYWYLSGGGLESVDAMVKEVSEGIK, from the coding sequence ATTAAGAAATTATCTTTACTGCTTTTGGTTGCAATGCTGGCTGTAGTGGCTGTAGCTTGTGGATCAGATAAGGAAAAAGAAGAATCAAGCGCGAAAAAAGAAAATGCTAAAAGCGAAGAAATTACAGTTAAGCACCAACTAGGAGAAACGAAAGTAAAAACAAACCCTGAAAAAGTCGTTGTATTCGATATGGGTGCTCTTGATACTCTTGATAAATTGGGTGTGGAAGTGGCAGCTGTTCCTCATGATGGCCTTCCAAAATACCTTTCTAAATATAAAGGTACAACTGAAAATGCCGGCGGATTAAAAGAACCTGACTTCGAAAAAATCAACGAAATTGCTCCTGACTTAATCCTTATTTCTGGCCGTCAATCTGAAGCATATGAGGAATTAAGCAAAATTGCTCCTACTGTTTTTGTTGGTGTAGATACAACAAAGTATATGGAATCATTTGAAGAAAACGTAACACTTTTGGGTAAAATCTTCGATAAAGAAGACGAAGCTGCTAAAGAATTGGCAAGTGTTGAAGAAAACATCAATGCTTTGAAAGAAAAAGCCCCAACTGACAAAACTGGTTTAATCGTTCTTTCTAGCGGTGGAAAAGTAAGTGCTTACGGACCGGATTCAAGATTTGGAATCATCCATGATGTATTCGGAGTCCCTGCAGTAGATGATAAATTGGAAGTATCGACACATGGTCAAAGTATTTCTTTCGAATACATTGCTGAAAAGAATCCTGACTACCTATTCGTTGTAGATAGAGATGCGGTTGCCGGTGATGGAGCTGCAGCGAAAGAAACTGTTGAAAATGACATTGTGAAAAATACAAAAGCATTTAAAGAAGGTAACATCATTTATCTAGACCCTAACTACTGGTACTTATCAGGCGGCGGTTTAGAATCTGTTGACGCTATGGTTAAAGAAGTTTCAGAAGGCATTAAGTAA
- a CDS encoding ABC transporter permease, with amino-acid sequence MKIRYLVMALVVLSFTSLFIGVKDITPLDLLDLSDDKVQIMLQSRFPRMVTIVIAGIVMSISGLIMQQLSRNKFVSPTTAGTMDSARLGLLLAIIIFPSAALIEKMAFAFIFALAGTFLFMKILDQVKYKDTIFIPLVGLMFGNIVGSISTFFAYKYDLIQSLNTWMNGDFSMIMSGRYELIYVSIPLVILAYFFANKFTVAGMGEEFAINLGLNYKLIVNFGLIIVALSSTVVLLTVGTIPFIGLIVPNIVSLYLGDNLKKSLSHTALLGAVFLLICDILGRILIYPFEIPIGLVVGVIGSAVFIYLILRRKAYE; translated from the coding sequence ATGAAGATAAGATATTTAGTCATGGCGTTAGTTGTTTTATCATTTACGTCATTATTCATTGGTGTAAAAGATATTACCCCCTTGGATTTATTGGATCTAAGTGATGATAAAGTGCAAATCATGCTGCAAAGCCGTTTCCCCAGAATGGTGACCATAGTCATTGCCGGTATTGTGATGAGTATAAGCGGTCTGATCATGCAGCAATTGAGCCGCAATAAATTTGTATCCCCGACGACTGCCGGAACCATGGATTCTGCAAGGCTTGGACTTCTTCTTGCCATTATCATTTTTCCATCGGCAGCACTTATTGAGAAAATGGCATTCGCTTTCATATTCGCTTTGGCAGGTACATTCTTGTTCATGAAAATTCTTGATCAAGTGAAATATAAGGATACGATTTTCATTCCATTGGTTGGTTTGATGTTTGGTAATATCGTCGGATCCATCTCGACTTTCTTTGCCTATAAATATGATTTGATTCAAAGCCTCAACACTTGGATGAATGGGGATTTCTCGATGATCATGTCGGGAAGGTATGAACTTATATATGTAAGTATCCCTCTAGTCATTCTCGCATACTTCTTTGCCAATAAATTCACTGTGGCAGGGATGGGTGAGGAGTTTGCTATCAATCTAGGACTCAATTATAAGCTTATAGTCAATTTTGGGTTGATCATCGTGGCATTATCCTCCACTGTCGTTTTGTTAACGGTGGGAACGATTCCTTTCATAGGATTGATCGTACCAAATATTGTATCTCTTTACCTTGGTGACAATTTGAAAAAGAGTCTTTCTCATACAGCATTACTAGGGGCAGTATTCCTATTGATCTGCGATATTCTGGGCAGGATCCTCATATATCCATTTGAAATCCCGATCGGACTCGTGGTTGGTGTCATAGGAAGCGCCGTATTTATCTATCTGATACTGAGGAGAAAGGCATATGAATAA
- the sugE gene encoding quaternary ammonium compound efflux SMR transporter SugE, whose amino-acid sequence MAWVQLVIAGLFEVVWATSLKYTEGFTKLLPSFITIAGMVISFYYLSSAIKTLPMGTAYAIWTGIGALGAVLVGIIVFNEPKDAMRLVFVGFILVGIIGLKVTSSE is encoded by the coding sequence TTGGCTTGGGTTCAATTGGTGATTGCAGGATTATTTGAAGTGGTATGGGCAACAAGTTTAAAGTATACCGAGGGTTTTACGAAATTATTACCTTCTTTCATAACGATTGCTGGAATGGTTATTAGTTTTTATTATTTGTCATCGGCGATAAAAACCCTGCCTATGGGAACAGCGTATGCAATTTGGACCGGAATTGGGGCTCTTGGGGCTGTTCTGGTAGGCATCATTGTATTTAACGAGCCTAAGGATGCGATGCGTTTGGTATTCGTCGGTTTTATTTTGGTTGGAATTATCGGATTGAAGGTCACTTCTTCTGAATAA
- a CDS encoding M14 family metallopeptidase, translating into MKKIIPTIVSVVTLGLVTGLPGPIAEAEEFTPYYGNGPSYIQPDNLSHLFPDPNVSFNTPAFKQNKIAFTSQEEMLDHIKSLSHKNKNIQVKTIGKSTEGRDIPMLLFSKDSKRLNKGSHKPLIWIQGQIHGNEPASGESTLVLAQWLAEGKLGDVLDKVNIAIVPRVNPDGSYYFKRYTANDMDANRDYLKVEYPEVQAIHQSIDDYEPEVILDVHEYTVNPAPLKKVGANGSIASYDLLISSAKNLNIPEPLRKASDELLLPNVFKTLDKEKLSYHDYYTLATSDDGVLTATEGSTEARIGRNALGLKNTMTYLIETRGINIGRTDFKRRVFAQATAQAAFIKTAAEQASKVKKAVKQAETEVVQKGRKANDNDKIVITSENKLVKDQKLTVVDLAKAKMVDASIDWLDSTDAYPTLVRDRPTAYILPPEYKNIAQKLQLLGVEVKKLKKPMKVAVESYSVKDLKVSAELESGHSTREVTTTVTSKTRDFPKGSYVFDMAQPDANFISLALEPEGIDSYVTFNFIPADKGKELPIYRYMQPSSLPVK; encoded by the coding sequence ATGAAAAAAATCATTCCTACCATCGTATCAGTCGTAACACTAGGTCTTGTCACTGGATTGCCTGGCCCCATAGCCGAAGCAGAAGAATTCACCCCTTATTATGGAAATGGTCCAAGCTACATTCAACCAGATAACCTCTCCCACCTTTTCCCTGACCCTAATGTATCTTTTAATACCCCTGCCTTTAAACAAAACAAGATCGCCTTTACGAGCCAGGAAGAAATGTTGGATCATATCAAGTCCCTCTCTCATAAAAACAAGAACATCCAGGTCAAGACGATAGGTAAATCCACAGAAGGACGCGACATTCCGATGCTTCTTTTCAGCAAGGATTCAAAAAGACTGAATAAGGGTTCTCATAAACCATTGATTTGGATCCAAGGCCAGATCCATGGCAATGAACCCGCATCAGGTGAATCAACATTAGTCCTTGCACAATGGCTGGCTGAAGGCAAGCTTGGTGATGTCCTTGATAAAGTGAATATTGCCATCGTCCCACGCGTCAATCCTGATGGCTCTTATTATTTCAAACGATATACCGCAAATGACATGGATGCGAATAGGGACTACTTAAAAGTGGAGTATCCTGAAGTACAGGCGATTCATCAGTCAATCGATGATTATGAACCGGAAGTCATTCTGGATGTACATGAATATACAGTGAATCCCGCCCCCCTCAAAAAGGTGGGAGCAAATGGATCGATCGCTTCCTATGATTTACTCATCTCCTCAGCCAAGAATTTAAATATTCCCGAACCGCTTCGAAAAGCTTCCGATGAACTGCTTTTACCTAATGTTTTTAAAACATTGGATAAAGAAAAGCTTTCCTATCACGATTACTATACACTGGCTACTTCTGATGATGGAGTCCTTACCGCCACAGAAGGCAGCACAGAAGCCCGGATTGGCCGAAACGCCCTCGGTTTGAAAAATACAATGACCTATTTAATTGAAACAAGAGGAATCAATATCGGCCGTACGGATTTTAAACGACGTGTTTTTGCACAAGCTACAGCACAGGCAGCATTCATCAAAACGGCCGCCGAACAGGCCAGTAAAGTTAAAAAGGCCGTTAAACAGGCCGAAACTGAAGTCGTGCAAAAAGGGCGAAAAGCAAATGATAACGATAAAATTGTCATCACCAGCGAAAATAAATTGGTTAAGGATCAAAAATTGACAGTAGTCGATTTAGCGAAAGCTAAAATGGTCGATGCCTCCATCGATTGGCTGGATTCTACAGATGCCTACCCTACCCTTGTTAGAGATCGTCCGACAGCTTATATCCTTCCACCAGAATATAAAAATATCGCCCAGAAACTTCAGCTATTGGGAGTAGAAGTGAAAAAATTAAAAAAACCTATGAAAGTAGCTGTTGAAAGCTATAGCGTCAAGGATTTAAAAGTTTCCGCTGAACTGGAAAGCGGACATTCCACAAGGGAAGTAACGACCACGGTTACTTCAAAAACCCGGGATTTCCCAAAAGGAAGCTATGTTTTCGACATGGCCCAGCCTGATGCCAACTTCATCTCCCTTGCCCTCGAACCAGAAGGCATAGACAGCTATGTGACATTCAATTTCATCCCGGCTGACAAGGGAAAAGAACTGCCGATTTACCGCTATATGCAGCCATCTTCCTTACCCGTTAAATGA
- a CDS encoding LTA synthase family protein, translating into MNNFLKKSQHLFANNILGFFFIAVVMFQIKTYIGYRVEFNLGIENGLQQFLLFINPISSAILFFGLALLARGKKSFKWIIRLNLLMSLWLFFNIVYYRSFTDFITLPTLTQVQNAGDLGPSILELFKGHDVFYFLDTVLLIVLYRFKDFKVEDFKVKRRTVGMVYLAGLAIFAINLGLAEKDRPQLLSRTFDRNYIVKYLGMFNYTVYDAVQNTKTYAQRATANSTDIAEVVNYTKATSAEPNPEYFGAAKGKNVIYLHLESMQNFLIDYKLNGEEVTPFLNSLAADESDFMHFDNFFHQVGQGKTADAEFMLENSLFGLPQGAAFTNRSQNTYQAAPAILGQQGYTSAVFHGNYKSFWNRDNMYKSLGFNQFFDANHYNMENKEEVLSYGLMDKPFFKESIPMLETLKQPFYTKFITVSHHFPYAMDQEKATIGKHTTGDASVDSYFQTARYADEALKEFFDYLKESGLYDNSVIVMYGDHYGISENHKEAMSKVLGEDVGAFENAQLQRVPLLIHVPGVEGGDMHQYGGQIDLLPTLLHLLGIESKDYVQFGSDLLSKDHNEVVPFRNGDFVTPDVTSIKGKYYDTDTGELVEENDAILNYKKRAETMLNLSDQVVNGDLLRFYTPNGFKPIDPTDYDYTYDEEGSKEDKTDK; encoded by the coding sequence ATGAATAATTTTCTCAAAAAAAGCCAGCATTTATTTGCAAATAACATACTAGGCTTTTTCTTTATTGCAGTAGTTATGTTTCAGATTAAAACTTATATTGGATATCGAGTTGAATTTAACTTAGGTATTGAAAATGGCCTGCAACAGTTTTTGCTATTCATAAACCCGATTAGTTCAGCCATTTTATTCTTTGGCTTGGCACTATTGGCTAGAGGCAAAAAATCGTTTAAATGGATCATCAGGTTGAACCTATTGATGTCCTTATGGTTATTCTTCAATATTGTATACTACCGGTCATTTACCGATTTCATTACATTGCCAACCTTGACGCAAGTGCAAAACGCCGGGGATTTGGGGCCGAGTATTTTAGAATTATTTAAAGGCCATGATGTATTTTATTTCCTTGATACGGTTCTTTTGATCGTATTGTACAGATTCAAAGACTTTAAAGTGGAAGACTTCAAAGTCAAACGCCGTACAGTTGGAATGGTTTACCTAGCGGGACTTGCAATTTTCGCCATCAATTTGGGACTTGCTGAAAAGGATCGCCCGCAATTATTATCAAGAACATTTGACCGGAACTATATCGTCAAATATTTGGGCATGTTTAACTATACGGTCTATGATGCCGTTCAGAATACTAAAACATACGCTCAGCGTGCGACTGCTAATAGCACGGATATCGCAGAAGTGGTCAACTATACGAAGGCAACAAGCGCTGAACCAAACCCTGAATATTTTGGTGCAGCTAAAGGTAAGAATGTCATCTACTTGCATTTGGAATCCATGCAGAATTTCCTGATCGATTATAAGTTGAATGGGGAAGAAGTAACTCCATTTTTGAACTCACTTGCAGCAGATGAGTCAGATTTCATGCACTTTGATAACTTCTTCCATCAAGTAGGCCAAGGTAAAACGGCGGATGCCGAGTTCATGCTTGAAAATTCCTTGTTCGGTTTACCGCAGGGGGCAGCATTCACAAATAGATCCCAAAATACGTATCAAGCAGCACCAGCGATTTTAGGACAACAAGGATACACATCGGCTGTGTTCCATGGTAATTACAAATCTTTCTGGAACCGGGATAATATGTATAAGTCTCTTGGTTTTAATCAGTTCTTCGATGCAAACCATTATAATATGGAAAATAAAGAAGAAGTATTAAGTTATGGTTTAATGGATAAGCCTTTCTTTAAAGAATCGATTCCTATGTTAGAAACGCTTAAACAGCCTTTCTATACAAAATTCATAACGGTATCTCATCATTTCCCATATGCCATGGACCAGGAAAAAGCAACAATCGGTAAGCATACGACAGGCGATGCTTCCGTTGATAGTTACTTCCAAACTGCACGCTATGCCGATGAGGCGCTTAAAGAGTTTTTCGATTATCTGAAGGAATCCGGTCTATATGATAACTCGGTAATCGTTATGTATGGTGATCACTATGGTATTTCCGAAAACCATAAAGAAGCCATGTCAAAAGTGCTTGGCGAGGATGTTGGCGCATTTGAGAATGCCCAATTGCAACGTGTACCATTATTGATTCATGTTCCAGGTGTTGAAGGCGGGGATATGCACCAATACGGAGGACAGATTGACCTTCTCCCGACTTTATTGCATCTGTTAGGAATCGAATCTAAAGATTATGTACAATTCGGTTCGGATTTATTGTCAAAAGATCATAATGAAGTGGTACCTTTCAGGAATGGTGATTTTGTAACACCGGATGTCACTTCCATTAAAGGGAAATACTACGATACGGATACAGGGGAATTGGTCGAGGAAAATGATGCCATCCTCAATTATAAAAAGAGAGCTGAAACGATGCTCAATTTATCCGACCAAGTAGTGAACGGCGACTTACTCCGTTTCTATACTCCAAATGGCTTTAAACCGATTGACCCTACTGATTATGATTACACATATGATGAAGAAGGTTCAAAGGAAGATAAGACCGATAAATAA
- a CDS encoding DUF1450 domain-containing protein, with protein sequence MHFVKGSDKIKITNIYSSNERSDMMKNLLSKVFSKKAKIQIEFCQNNLDRFLNEQTVADYGKFLSNPRIQYKEYECLSECKLCKKTPYAKVNGQIMSGEDSQDLLNQLHDELK encoded by the coding sequence ATGCATTTCGTTAAAGGAAGTGATAAAATCAAAATAACAAATATTTACTCCTCCAATGAAAGAAGCGATATGATGAAAAATTTGCTATCCAAAGTGTTCTCAAAAAAGGCGAAAATCCAGATTGAATTTTGCCAAAATAATCTTGACCGCTTCCTTAATGAACAAACAGTTGCCGATTATGGTAAATTCTTATCGAATCCAAGGATTCAATATAAGGAATATGAATGTTTGAGTGAGTGTAAACTTTGTAAGAAAACCCCCTATGCGAAAGTGAACGGCCAGATAATGAGTGGCGAAGATTCACAGGACCTTTTGAATCAGTTACATGATGAATTGAAATGA